From a region of the Hymenobacter jejuensis genome:
- a CDS encoding APC family permease, with amino-acid sequence MSSPQLNRVLGLRLVIVVVIGNILGSGVYKKVAPMAAELHSSGWILICWLLGGIITLLGALSNAEVAGLLADTGGEYAYYKKIYNRFFAFLFGWSLFAVIQTAAISSLAYVFAQSFNSIIPLPPLLASLADFSIGGVFYPFADFNVKLTAIVLIALLTWLNTKGIKTGAGVSTGILALVFVGIFTIIAFGLTNAHNPLVSTLQTKTNTGAPVTLSNIFTGMLSAFWAYQGWASIGYIGGEIKDAKATIPKGIAIGVLIIIALYLLVNATYLSLLPVAELEQIYKAGNKIAAVEAVRSFWGSNGALFISTLILITTLGCTNASILSGCRPYFAMAREGMFFPKVAQLNQANVPANSLLYQGIWASLLVLSGTFDQLTDMIIFAVFIYYGATTLGVFILRKKMPDAPRPYKVWGYPVVPAIMVVFCAGLVINTTFARPREAAIGLVLMLTGVPMYAWFVRKQQTAVPEKTY; translated from the coding sequence ATGAGCAGCCCCCAACTTAACCGTGTGCTTGGTTTGCGCCTCGTGATTGTGGTCGTGATCGGCAATATATTGGGCTCTGGGGTGTACAAAAAAGTGGCGCCCATGGCCGCCGAATTACACTCCTCGGGTTGGATATTAATCTGTTGGTTGCTGGGGGGCATCATTACGTTGCTCGGCGCACTGAGCAACGCAGAAGTAGCCGGGCTCCTGGCTGACACCGGCGGCGAGTATGCGTATTACAAAAAAATATACAATCGCTTTTTCGCTTTCCTTTTCGGCTGGTCCTTATTTGCGGTTATTCAGACTGCGGCTATTTCGTCGCTTGCTTACGTGTTTGCGCAGTCTTTTAACAGCATCATTCCCTTGCCGCCGCTGCTGGCTTCGCTAGCCGATTTTAGCATCGGCGGGGTATTTTATCCCTTCGCCGACTTTAATGTTAAGCTTACAGCCATCGTGCTGATTGCGCTGCTTACCTGGCTGAATACGAAAGGCATCAAAACCGGCGCCGGGGTAAGCACCGGGATTCTGGCTTTGGTGTTTGTCGGCATCTTTACCATCATTGCCTTTGGCTTAACCAACGCGCATAACCCCTTGGTTAGCACCCTGCAAACCAAGACGAATACGGGAGCGCCCGTTACTCTAAGCAACATTTTTACCGGCATGCTATCCGCCTTTTGGGCGTATCAGGGCTGGGCTTCCATCGGGTATATCGGCGGCGAAATCAAGGACGCGAAGGCTACTATTCCGAAGGGCATTGCCATTGGCGTTCTGATTATCATCGCTTTATATCTGCTCGTAAATGCCACGTACCTTTCGCTGCTGCCAGTAGCCGAACTAGAGCAGATTTATAAAGCCGGAAATAAAATAGCCGCTGTAGAAGCCGTAAGAAGTTTTTGGGGCTCAAACGGGGCTTTATTTATTTCTACGCTTATTCTGATTACCACCCTTGGGTGCACAAACGCCTCTATTTTATCAGGCTGCCGACCCTATTTTGCGATGGCACGCGAAGGCATGTTTTTTCCGAAAGTGGCGCAATTGAATCAGGCAAACGTGCCGGCCAATTCGCTGCTTTACCAAGGCATTTGGGCTAGCTTATTGGTCTTGTCCGGCACGTTCGACCAGTTGACGGACATGATCATTTTTGCCGTTTTTATTTATTATGGCGCTACTACACTGGGCGTTTTTATTCTGAGGAAGAAAATGCCGGACGCGCCGCGCCCGTATAAAGTATGGGGCTACCCCGTCGTGCCGGCCATCATGGTTGTGTTTTGCGCCGGCCTCGTAATTAACACGACGTTTGCGCGGCCGCGCGAAGCCGCCATCGGGCTGGTGCTCATGCTCACCGGCGTGCCCATGTACGCGTGGTTTGTTCGCAAGCAACAGACGGCCGTGCCGGAAAAAACCTACTAA